tgacccagaacagatctgattacattttgggaaatgtgggcccaagttcagattttttatgaatcttttaaatcttttttttactcataatgggcaaaatttcaaatgtaagtaacagcaaaactattagtttgAATGCATaccaatttggtttatagattgccagtgacccagaatagatgtccttgaattttgggaaaagtagatttaagtgtcagattttttatgatttttttaaattctttttttccccagttacTTACAGTGggtgaaatttctaatgtctctagcagcaaaactattggttgaattcataccaaatttggtttatagattgccagtgacccagaatgagtctaattacattttgggaaaagtaggtccaagttcagattttttatgaatttttcaaatctttttttttcccatttacttgtaatgggcgaaatttcaaatgtctttagtagcaaaactattggttgaattcataccaaatttggtttatagattgatagtgacccagaatagatgtcattaaatttcaggaaaagtaggtcagagtttgAATTTTCTATAAATTTTTTTTATCCCCCCCAttcacttacaatgggtgaaatttcacatgtctgtagcagcaaaactactggttgaattcataccaaatttggtttatagattgccagtgacccataatagatcttgtcacattttaggaacagtagatcaaagtttcaattttctatgaattttttaaattctttttttcccccccatttacttacaatggtcgaaatttcacatatctctagcagcaaaactattggctgaattcataccaaattgggtttatagattaccagtgacccagaatggttGTTATTACACTTTggaaaaagttggtcaaagttcaaattttttattaatttttaaaatcttttttcctctcccatttacttataatgggcgaaatttcaaatgtttataaaaacatcaattttgtttcaatttactccaaacttggcacatatatagaggcaattgagatgctgacatcatcacacacaaATATAagttgacatcagctggatcgatgccaaaataaactacaatacatgcgtggggcggggtttgttgtgtctggcaccacatGTTAACAGTGTTATGCatcaacttatcattcatacatctCCATTACAGACCTCAGTGGACAcaatacatttagtaacaggcataatattgtcaaaatttaggactttggagttgtcattacttagaggttattatgctattattttacaggtctgacccacttgagatagaattgttctgtatgtggcccttgaactaaaatgagtttaacacccttgactgttaatgtcttcagtgtaatttttccacttCACTGgatgtatgtttgacccccctgacaTAAATACAATGAGAATATTAGTATGTAAATAATCTTTTGAGTTTTAGCTGTGAAGTCAGACCAGAAATATTGTTAAATCTGAGTCAAACTTGACGTTAGAAGAGGATTAAGTTGTCACCTCTAGTGAAATAATCCATCACCAATCCTGTGTctgtgacagatcaccatgaatTTAGATGTTCGGCTGATCCAAGTGAATGAGCTGATGGTGAAACATAAGCTGCTGGTGGCTGTGGCTGACTGGGTGCAGAACTGCACAGGAAACATGCAGGTTGTTCTTTTTAAATCAATtcaattgtgttttgttttgtttctctgttAAACCTGTTTGCGTTCCTCTGTGTGCTGAATCAGGGAGAACACACCCacgtaaaagtgaaaaaaatgactgcaggatagaacaaaacaaaaatcacaaaGCAAAAACACGCCACTAACCAGCTGAGACACAATAATTGTGGCTGCAccagtttgtttcattttgtagAGGTTTTTGTTAAATGAagattacatttacttttcatcagacagggacaatgcacaatgtAACCTGAAAATGGAGAGATGCAGtatgccaggttgtagcactagtgctaatttccacctacAGTCCCAGGGCAggttgatgttatcattaaaaaaacagacattaataaaaactaaaacatacaaaaaacagtaaaaaaaaaaaaaaaaattaaaaaaaagtttcttttaCATGTAGATATAAAGATTACATGTAGtgctattttttacattttatgatcTCATACTGAAACACACTTTTCAGAAAATCCACTCTAAGTAAAGCTTCTGCAATGAAaacttcatttaaccctttcatgcatgaattgtgagaaccttagtcaagatttttttcttcagtgtttttattcctccttaggcatgaaaaaaccaatgcgatcgagtttttttttttctatggagttacaaaaatatccatgcatttaatttttgaagtaaagaaacatgtgcttaaaacccagtatcagaaagtgatatgaaaacaatgaaataaaaacatttttaatgcagctaatctgatgtcttctcacattttaacatgttctaatgctagtaattactcacttcatggagataatgtgcaaaaaaaaccttcttgtcaaacaaataacaattgatttacacctaaacatgttagtgcagatcaggtttatcaagaacagcaaagttacagtaatggtctgaatgtcagtgtatgagatggtgcgtaagtgtccactgtgttggctgatatggaactaaaacaacaaaacccatgaatatacaagagaacagctggagaataactgtccgctagagtgacctatgcatgaaagggttaagtaaaagtaTCTAAGTATCAGCAGTAATATGTGCTTTTAAGTATGAAATGAGGGTTTTTGATtgactttgattgaattacattggtagatttttttgcttgaattaagccaaaaaaaaacaaaaaaacattactctttaggtgattgtcttattttaagtgtgatgaaatattttgccaagaaatgagaaaaatacacttggtaagatttagatttttgtagtggaTGCACCACCCTATGCTTTGCAATTcgtactgttactgtaactttactgttcttgataaacctgatctgcactaacatgtttgagtgaaaatcagttgcttgttattgttattaaactgtaagtaacaggtttttgtggggttttttttttgcatattatctttatgaagtgagtaatgactagtattagtgtatgttaaaatgtgagaaaacatcagattagctgcattaaaaatgttttcatttcatacttttcacacagtttatctgtAAATAGGGGGTAGGAGTTcagaagtttttacttcttcctactccttttagaacatgtataatttcatttcatttgttttattattattattattattattttttttaactattatttatttatttttttattttgttgtttgtttgcttatcaatcatttatgtaccagtacttatattttgttggttgatttttgttttgatttcactgtctacatgttcgaaataaagatttcattcattcattcattctttcattcagatatgttcctttgcttcaaaaatttaattcatggtgtccagctgagtggacgtttttgcaactccatgaaaaatgggttcacaaaaactatttcaatcgcattattttttttgttttgttttttttttttttttttaatgcctcgaggaatgaaaacactcacaaataaaaatcttgattaaggcttctataattcatgcatgaaagggttaaagtaagaaTACAGCATAAAGCACCTTTAAAGTATTTTCCACCATGTGTTTCTAGATCCACTAAATCTGTGTGACATTGAAAGATGAACAGCTATCACAATGACAAACTGCTTTTTTACTTCACTAATTGAAGTGTAAATTCAGTTCCTATGTGTCTGTCTGCAGCTGTTCTTTGTTTACTGGGACATATCTCACTGTCTGAGGACGCTGTCTGAAACTTTAGAGGAGCGAAGCTTTGTGGTAAATGACACCCAGGTGAGTGAGTCATGGATACTACATCTGTCGCTTCCTTTGTTCCCCTGCTGCTTTATTGATTTTCCCTGTGCTCCCATGTTGCCGCTTCCTCAAAATCAATAGAAATATAATTCTATGAGCTGTCGAAAAGATATTTATTTCTGGATCAGTAGTAGTGTTTGTAGGTCGGCGTTGTGTTTCACAGCTGTCATTTTTTACAAGGTGGAGGAAAATGAGTAAATGTTCCACTTTCCCcagaacaaactgaagaagaagatGTCTCATCTGGTGCTTGTGACCGAGGTCACAGATGCCGACTCTGAAGCCGGAGGGTCAGATGTGGAACACAGTTCAGATGAACACAGGCCTCTGCTAAGAAATGAGGACACAGAATGCAGTACCGCATCCAGCCAGCGGGAGGCCAACAAAGTCACCACCAGCTACAGCCTCATTCCTAATGCATCACTACCTGCTCAGGTGAGAAACATGATGCTGCAAGGCTTCTAAGTTTTCTCTCTCTGGATCTGAGTGGACTTATGAATAGTTCATGTCCGAACACAGAGATCTGACTACTGGTGAGATGAGTTTAGGTTAGAAAGGATCCATTACTGATGATGGATGGAATTAAACCAACAAATGTAAAGTCTAACAAGTATATCTGCCAGACTTTTAAAGAATAAAACTGTACCTAAAGGCATGTTTTACTGAAGATCCAAAATCAAAACTACATGTACTCACCTTATAAATGCTGCCTAAATAAGGTTACAGACGTACATTTCACACTACATAAACCCTGTTCCTGCCATACTGCTAAATCTACTGACACCAATATTTTTTCTATTAcacaaacatctttttttttttttttttttatcacctgtTTTGTGTGAATCATCGCAAAGTTTTGGATAGAACTGAAGTACTATAATTTGTAAACTATTAGTTCTATTATCAGTTCTTGACCAGCATATacataaatcagatattttacaGGATATTTGAGTATTTACCTTTATAATGGCTGTATAAAAAGACACAGCTGTGCAGTAGTAGGCTGCAGTTTATGCCTCATTACACCCATTATAACAACTTTTCTTTGATAACTTTCACAAAATGttggacatatatatatatatatatatatatatataattttattttattttttcatttattgtcagTTAATGTTCAATGCACCCTTGGCAAAAGTTTCCTTGAGTTTCCTTAAAATGTCTCCAAATCTAATGAAAATTAATGAGATGACAAAAATGGATGTACgtgtactgtatataaaaaaacatagaaataTGAAGCAAATGTATGCCAAAAAAGGACAGTGTTTGGCTTATATACAATAGAAATGTAGCTGAGATGTTATGGATTTTACTGTACATACTatatatttcttcttatttcttcttttttttttattacttctaACCTTGTGTCTTCAATGTTGGTTGTCTGTTggggtatctatctatctatctagctagctagctagctagctagctagctagatagctatctatctatctatctatctatctatctagctatctatctagctatctatctagctatctagctatttagctatctatctagctatctccatccatccatccatctataataGTTGTGTGGTGCGTtattttaaaccaggggtgtcaaactcattttcttccgtgggccacattcagcccaatttaatctgaagtgggccagaccagtaaaataatagcatgatagccaataaatactgacaactccaaattattttagtgcaaaaaaataacattaaattatgccaatatttacatttacaaactatccaaacaaaaaggatgtgaataacctgaaaaaaatgaaatttattaagaaatataaggacaattttatccatattatgcctcgacttatcattttttatacatgtgcattacagatcagatctacgaaggcacaaaacatttaataacaggcagaatattgttaaaattgcacttaattttctttagacatttcaggttgtttatatttgttcaagttattcacattttattgttaaaggacagtttgttaatgtaaacattttcataatttaatgatttttgcactaaatcaaagagaaaaaattggtgttgtcattatttataggttattattatattatttttgagtttgatgccccaaCTTGTATTTTGCAaagtcatcccgcgggccggattggaacctttggcgggccagttttggcccccaggccgtgtgtttgacacctgtgttttaaactgTGCATAGAAATTACAGATGTACATTATTTAGCCTTCACCTCATTGAAGTTATGACCCCTCATATTTCTAAAGTTTCATGTCATATATCAGCCCCTTTTACCAACTGAACAGAAAGCCAGACAGTATATTACTAACCTTGTACTTGGGTGCAGAATGTAGAGCCTGCAGCTGTGATCAGTGAAGGACCTTCATCTCAGAGCTGGGCAGATGGGCAACAGATTTTCTACTTATAATGCAAATTAATTCTTAAACAACCAAGAGTTTCCAAGATTACCTTTTCAGAACAAACAAGATGCAGAGGACACAAAAATTCAGTGTCTCTTTAGTGCCCATAAAATATAATAAGTACAGAATGTGCTtttcacatataaaaaaaataaaatatataaataaaataaatataaaatgtgaTTGTTTCATCTAGTCCCTTTTTGATTTTAACTTTATCAaataattttaatgtttgttaAAAAAGTAGATGGGGGGGATCTATCCTGGCTACCAATGGGAGAAGGAAggatacaccctggatgtgttatgtacaaggtttttttttaaaattaatttctgTGTTAATCTGTGTTCATTGGAAAATACTGTGATACACGACTGAAAGACTCTGAAGTAGTGACCATTTTTACATCTATGATAAAgtctttttttcattaaaagtggataaataacaacaaaaacaaacaaacaaacaaataaataaatagagtaaCATCTGTATTGGCATTAGCAATCAGCCAGAATGTTATTTTaaatatcagtatcagtatcagtatcagtatggTGCATCTCTAACAACCACTCCTGGTGCTTATCAGGGAGTtgacttcactgtaaaaaaaaaaaacggtgttattccagcagctggggtgccaaaaaaaatactgttaaataacagaaaataaccatctcataaaaatacggtaattttccataattaaaatacagttttttgccctaactttacatgagattttgtatatttttttgactttttaatgtttaataaagaatatttacatatattaaaacaaccaaattacctataaatatggacgaacattgttataaaacaaataatatggcttacatgttatacattcacaaaaacacacttattcaacatttttgttgagaaacctcctgtaatcacacaagatatttgtcaattaacaaacaagtcttgttaaacttacacaacaaatacttcttttacagttacttgtcagtaattttatctcttttttttttttaacagtattaaactttaaattaacagtttaatcgcataaatagaaaataaatatttgtgaaattacgatacatttgcaaatgtattttaatctcACAAATCATcttacaaatacagaaaaaatctgtaaaataaacgggaaaaattctgttaaactcacagaacaaatacttcttttacggttaattgtcagtaattttatctcattttattattttatttttttacagtattaaactttaaatgaacagtttaatctcattaatagaaaataaatatttgtgaaatcacgatacatttgcaaatgtattttaactctatttttctgttaaaaaagaaaaaaaatcttttaaaaaatggaaattttacggttattcacagttacagttttttcatgttatttatttgccacataaaatcacagtctatttttgtcatttcattgatattttcctgtaccttaaaaatacagaaaaaatctaaaataaacagtaaaaactctgttaaattacagatttttttttttacagtgtttttaccgTCTTTCCTTCCTATATTTCCTTCCTATCTTTATTAAATtcatattcattattcatttcctTTTTTCAAAGGGAGGCATGTGTTTTAtataatgttttttctttttaatgtattTGTCATTGAAAAATTGCATTCAAAAAACAGTTATAAAGTGACTGATgatcattttttattattctgcAGGCTAAAGCCTACCAGCTGCTGGTGACCTACAGTTCAGCCTACGTGAAGCTGCTGGTTTCTGAGCAGCTGCTAGGACTGCCAAACCATCGCGTCCACCCACAGAGGAACCACTGCCCCATGGCTTCACTCTGTCTGTGCCAGTACATCCAAACCAAGGTCCTTCTGTAGCAGCATCCAACCAAGACACCTGCAGACTGTATTATGTCCAGGGAAAGTGTTTCTCCTCAGCATAGGAACAAAAACTACACTCAGGAACACTTTCCACAAAGAAACTGCTGAAAGTAGGAAGTCCTGACATGGAGCTTCACATTCTGCTGCAACATTACTACAACAAAAGCAGTATGAAGGAAAAATAAATGGTTTATAATTAGGCTATAATCTTAAAAAATCTATTTGttgctttttacttttacttagttACTTTCtttagcattaaccctttcatgcattaattatgagaaccttagttaagatatttttcttgagtgtttttattcctccgtaggcatgaaaaaaacaatgtgatcaagttttgtttttttgttttttttaagtagttacaaaaatgtccatgtatttaatttttaaagtaaagaaacgtgtttaaaacccaatatcagaaactgatatgaaaacaatgaaatagaataaaatctgatgttttctcacattttaacatattctaatgttagttattactcttttcatggagataatatgcaaaaaaaaaacaacaacttttttttctaacaaataacaattgatttacgctgaaacatgttactgtaaaTCAGGTttatagaagccaataatgtaataacaaccaataatgtaataacagcagataatgtaataaatttgccatttgtaaattgtaataagccaataacgtagtaTCTGGGcaacaatgtaataaaagtcctgaaccgataacataataacttttggccaataacgttataacttattggctggttattacattattggcctggtaataaaaaaaattaaaaaaaatctttgcaaacgGAAAAAGTTAGTCAATAACGttataagttataacgttattgtccaaaagctattacattattggttcaggacttttattacgttattggccagatattacgttattggcctattacattttaaaaatagcaaatttattacattactggctgttattacgttatcggttgttattacattattggcttctacatggtttatcaagaacagcaaagttacagtaatggtatgaatgtcagtgtatgacatgatgcataagtgtccactgtgttggctgatatggaactaaaacaacaaaacccatgaatatacaaggaaacAGCTATGaatatgtccactgtagtgaccactatgcatgaaaggattaaaagcacttaatatttaatatataaaactgtaaaacACATCAGCATGTATCGATGACTTAGAACAAAGTTAAGGTAAAAGAGTCAAAGCTTTTGTGAATCTGTTGATttgatgtgcaaaataaaactctaagacaggggtgtcaaacacacggtccaccaaaactggccctccaaagggtccagtctgtgAGCCTGGGGGAtcaatttacaaagtgcaaaaattacactgaaaatattaagaatcaaggatgtcaaactctaTTATAAACtatatttattgctttttattgcTGCACTTTGGTAAGGGCATTCCTGAACCAAGTTTGTTGTAACATGGAGTACGATGACAATAAAGCCTGTTCTTCTAAACTCATTTTAGgatttcaaataaaataatagcataattaccttttaacaataaaatgtgaacaacctgaaacttaagtgcaattttaacaatattctgcctgttactaaatgttttgtgtatttaaagatccactgtgatctgtaggttgtgttaataataataataataataataataataataataataataataataataatgagccgACACATAACATTGTacaaattattcttattttacttccaaattccaaacttcaaaacatttttcaatattctgcctgttaacaaatgtttgtgtaacattgtgtgtaatgcacatatataaacaataacttcataatattgttaaaattgcaggtttttttcttgttatccacagctttttttgtgtgtagatagtttgtaaatacaaatattttcattttattttcatttaatgttttttattgcactaaacagagaggaaaaacttgagttgtcataatttacagattattatgttattattttaatggtttgtcgCATTTGAGATTAAAAtcggctgaatgtgacccctgaactaaaatgagtttgacacccttgctccaAAATATGCAGATTATCATAAAATTCTCATAATTTCTCACTTAATTGTATAAGTATAGCTGATTTAGACAAACTGTTAATGTAATCTGAGGTTTAAAGAGAAATGTGGTAAGCAGCGTGTCActgtttccctttttttaatgtgtcataacacttattaatcatttataaagTATAATTAATGGCCTAATTGTAAACCATTTATAAATCCTTTATGAGGGAGGTCTTATTGTAAAGTGAGCCCCACATTCATATCTCTTTTTGTCATGTTTGTTCTGCCTGGAGGCTGTCCTACCTTTGTTTTCACGCCAGCTCTGTGTTTGCACCACCTGCATCATTGTTCACTGTGTCCCAACACTCTGCCAAAAGCTGTCACACTGAGAACGCAGGTCCATTTCAGCTGCTGTAAAACAACATTTGTAATCTTGTATATGTGATTATTGTTGTACCTGAAACTGCTGTTTAAATTATTTGTACAGATAAATAATAAACATGgattgttgttgtttgtatttgtCCTTTTGGCTGATTTGGAGGTTAAACAGTGGaagcaaaaaaggaaaaaaatactcAGACTCTATAAGTAAATGTGGATACAACACAACGACAAAGTAATAGTATGTTGGACCAATATGGAGGCTGTTCCCACAGTTTTTCAGCTTAAAAATGGCCAttatgtcggctaaaatttacttcaaatgagtggccatttttgtaaaaaaaaaaaaaaaaaaaaaagttgtaagaaatgcatagaactgtgttgaaataatgctaatacatttgtgcacagactactgatattatttgacagtggaagctctattttcagaaatattggattttgaatagcacgtgtatgtgaaaacttttgctggtggacggacgtgacattacccatgatgctctggtcagtaccagtactttattagtaataaacttatatacttactattgctaattctccccttattcataaatgttagtattgtggatctaaaacaataacagctgacacaaaaacacaaaatgtggcagtggacggatgtgacatggttgttacagatcccatcatactgatgctcggcagccatgtcaccgtttacactaatgatccctgtgcaaaaactaggatcagaattatttattgtatagtttatcatcatactaaagagtaaataacaatatagaattgttatttctttacaaaaatgcttattattagaaaactgttgatttcaaaagtgacatgtgacattcttaatgtatgtattggcgtaacgtaagcaggatggatcagcaccatactccatattgaacctgtaaaaataaaacatgtgatatgtaggatagaatctggtaagaaaaactggggaatctataagaatagaatatttgtttttcaggtaaattcagttcaaatataacttggccatttgtgacatgaaaatatagcattaattgtgatgaaattggacatttttgagctgaaaacatagttcatatgaccatcaacatgttgaacagagctGAAATCCTGTCAGTTtgcgtaacttgcatttaccaacacaaagttcctttggggattcacttatattgatttcttatgcacaaagacagaaataagacctctcagcaaattttagccgatgtctGCATTTTGGACATTGTCTTGACCCTTCCGATGCTAAAGTAATGCTGAATTACACAGCAAGATAATGCAACACAGAGTACAACACAGTGACACCAACTAAGAACACAGAACATAACTGATTGAACCACTGATTGATTGATCGATCAGCCATACTGTTATGATCACTGACAGGCTGGGATATgataggcagcaagtgaacatttagtccttaaaggtaatgtgttacaaacagaaaaatgggCACGAGTAAGGATCTGAGCAACTCTGACAAAAGAGAAATTGT
This DNA window, taken from Sphaeramia orbicularis chromosome 11, fSphaOr1.1, whole genome shotgun sequence, encodes the following:
- the tmem268 gene encoding transmembrane protein 268 isoform X1 produces the protein MEDKNGVCHVMEENEVDFQTRQNKPQENNYDRPRWLNGQCVLSVPTSSVLNPSFDLTLCRAKLERDGFQQIPVTDMEDPLRTALDVPSVRRYMVFNSALFHLIMAPVLYMVLWCAVFSTLHLYIPVSDYWVLCLSVSLVAIFLTSAIIYILHHSNKEITMNLDVRLIQVNELMVKHKLLVAVADWVQNCTGNMQLFFVYWDISHCLRTLSETLEERSFVVNDTQNKLKKKMSHLVLVTEVTDADSEAGGSDVEHSSDEHRPLLRNEDTECSTASSQREANKVTTSYSLIPNASLPAQAKAYQLLVTYSSAYVKLLVSEQLLGLPNHRVHPQRNHCPMASLCLCQYIQTKVLL
- the tmem268 gene encoding transmembrane protein 268 isoform X2, which encodes MEDKNGVCHVMEENEVDFQTRQNKPQENNYDRPRWLNGQCVLSVPTSSVLNPSFDLTLCRAKLERDGFQIPVTDMEDPLRTALDVPSVRRYMVFNSALFHLIMAPVLYMVLWCAVFSTLHLYIPVSDYWVLCLSVSLVAIFLTSAIIYILHHSNKEITMNLDVRLIQVNELMVKHKLLVAVADWVQNCTGNMQLFFVYWDISHCLRTLSETLEERSFVVNDTQNKLKKKMSHLVLVTEVTDADSEAGGSDVEHSSDEHRPLLRNEDTECSTASSQREANKVTTSYSLIPNASLPAQAKAYQLLVTYSSAYVKLLVSEQLLGLPNHRVHPQRNHCPMASLCLCQYIQTKVLL
- the tmem268 gene encoding transmembrane protein 268 isoform X3 produces the protein MEDKNGVCHVMEENEVDFQTRQNKPQENNYDRPRWLNGQCVLSVPTSSVLNPSFDLTLCRAKLERDGFQQIPVTDMEDPLRTALDVPSVRRYMVFNSALFHLIMAPVLYMVLWCAVFSTLHLYIPVSDYWVLCLSVSLVAIFLTSAIIYILHHSNKELFFVYWDISHCLRTLSETLEERSFVVNDTQNKLKKKMSHLVLVTEVTDADSEAGGSDVEHSSDEHRPLLRNEDTECSTASSQREANKVTTSYSLIPNASLPAQAKAYQLLVTYSSAYVKLLVSEQLLGLPNHRVHPQRNHCPMASLCLCQYIQTKVLL